In the Camelus dromedarius isolate mCamDro1 chromosome 13, mCamDro1.pat, whole genome shotgun sequence genome, one interval contains:
- the LOC105086658 gene encoding LOW QUALITY PROTEIN: NAD kinase-like (The sequence of the model RefSeq protein was modified relative to this genomic sequence to represent the inferred CDS: inserted 2 bases in 1 codon; substituted 1 base at 1 genomic stop codon): MKLEKINESKELNADTASYCCSACHRDEDLGLGQPVRRRAKSCSLSALPALASTREFRRTCSLHEPCPVTTFGPKACVLQNPQTIMHIQDPASQWLNKPPKCVLVIKKIRNTSLLQPLKELCVHLMEENNMVVYGEKGLEAIVSDGRFGPVKRRFCTFREDYDDISNRIDFIICLGGDGTLLYTSSLFQGSVPRVMVFYLGSLGFLTPFSFKNFQSQVPQVIQGNTAVLLWSWLKVRVVKELRGKKVAVPNRMSKNRVLAAALDTEVRKQFMQDQILSKVVIDSGPSSQLSNVDICLDGHLITTVHSDACPSGVIISTLMGSTACMAMAGASMIHPNVPAIMITPICPHSLSFQPIVVPMGVELKIMLSPEARNTAWVSFDGCKRXEIHHGDSISISTSCYPLPSICVWDPMSNWFERLVQCLHXNVQKKQAHFTEDEDGEEIGEKGTGS; this comes from the exons atgaaactagaaaaaatCAATGAGAGTAAGGAGCTGAATGCAGACACGGCCTCCTACTGCTGCTCCGCGTGCCACAGGGACGAGGACTTGGGGCTTGGCCAGCCCGTCCGGAGGCGGGCCAAATCCTGCAGCCTGTCGGCCTTGCCTGCCCTGGCGAGCACCAGGGAGTTCAGGAGGACCTGCTCTCTGCATGAGCCCTGCCCGGTGACCACTTTTGGACCAAAGGCCTGCGTGCTGCAGAACCCCCAGACCATCATGCATATCCAGGACCCTGCCAGCCAGTGGTTGAACAAGCCCCCAAAGTGCGTCCTGGTCATCAAGAAGATCCGGAACACCAGCCTGCTCCAGCCCTTGAAGGAGCTCTGCGTGCACCTGATGGAGGAGAACAACATGGTCGTGTATGGGGAGAAGGGCCTGGAGGCCATAGTGAGCGATGGCCGCTTCGGGCCAGTGAAGAGGAGGTTCTGCACCTTCAGGGAAGATTATGATGACATTTCTAATCGTATCGACTTCATCATCTGCCTGGGAGGAGATGGGACCCTGCTTTACACCTCCTCACTCTTCCAGGGCAGCGTGCCTCGGGTCATGGTGTTCTACCTGGGCTCCCTGGGCTTCCTGACCCCCTTCAGCTTTAAGAACTTTCAGTCCCAAGTTCCTCAGGTGATACAGGGGAACACAGCTGTCCTTCTTTGGAGCTGGCTGAAGGTCAGGGTCGTGAAGGAGCTGAGGGGGAAGAAGGTGGCTGTCCCGAACAGGATGAGCAAGAACAGGGTGCTGGCCGCTGCCCTGGACACAGAGGTCAGGAAGCAGTTCATGCAGGACCAGATCCTGAGCAAGGTCGTGATTGACAGTGGCCCCTCTTCCCAGCTGTCCAACGTGGACATCTGTCTGGATGGGCACCTAATCACCACAGTGCACAGTGACGCCTGTCCTTCAGGTGTGATCATCTCCACCCTGATGGGCAGCACGGCATGCATGGCCATGGCTGGCGCATCCATGATCCACCCCAACGTGCCAGCCATCATGATCACCCCCATCTGCCCTCACTCACTGTCCTTCCAGCCCATTGTGGTCCCCATGGGTGTCGAGCTCAAGATCATGCTGTCACCAGAAGCAAGGAACACCGCGTGGGTGTCCTTTGATGGATGCAAGAG TGAGATCCACCATGGAGACAGCATCAGCATCAGCACCTCTTGCTACCCGCTCCCCTCCATCTGTGTCTGGGACCCCATGAGCAACTGGTTTGAGAGGCTGGTGCAGTGTCTGCACTAGAATGTGCAGAAGAAACAGGCCCACTTTACAGAGGATGAGGATGGGGAGGAGATTGGGGAGAAGGGGACAGGAAGCTAG